In one Butyrivibrio proteoclasticus B316 genomic region, the following are encoded:
- a CDS encoding MATE family efflux transporter: MAIKVTGKNRREYMTQTPVPQLILTLSVPTIISMMVTAIYNTADTFFVARVSDVAEINTSATAAVGLVFTVMALIQATGFFCGHGSGNYLSRMLGADNHKEASEMASTGFALALILGAIFAIVGNILAEPIASFLGRGASAQTLEFTMQYMRIILFGAPFMMAQFVVNNQLRFQGAAYYAMIGLMCGAVMNMILDPLLILVFHMGVRGAAIATVMGQATSFMVLLIGTSKGENIKLLPQNVHLNWHYIKEIVNGGAPSLFRQGLAAIATLILNYTAGSIGSDAAIAGMSVAGRIMMMLASALIGFGQGYQPVCSFNYGAGLTGRVKEGFKFCVKYSTIVLVGIGAIAYIFAPYIISGFSKDPLAITVGVAALRFQAFTLPLSGAIVISNMMLQSIGKGIKASITASARNGICFIPMILILPVFLGITGVEMAQACADVLSLFIAVPMAYSELRKF; this comes from the coding sequence ATGGCAATAAAAGTTACTGGTAAAAACAGAAGAGAATATATGACACAGACTCCTGTGCCACAACTGATACTGACACTGTCAGTTCCTACTATCATCAGTATGATGGTGACAGCAATTTACAATACTGCAGATACCTTTTTTGTTGCCAGAGTATCTGATGTGGCAGAAATAAACACCTCTGCGACAGCAGCTGTAGGACTTGTATTTACAGTAATGGCACTGATCCAGGCAACAGGATTCTTTTGCGGGCATGGTTCAGGCAACTATTTATCCAGAATGCTTGGAGCAGATAACCATAAGGAGGCAAGTGAGATGGCCTCAACCGGCTTTGCTCTGGCACTTATTCTTGGTGCTATTTTTGCAATAGTCGGCAATATTTTGGCAGAGCCAATTGCTTCATTTTTAGGAAGAGGGGCTTCTGCTCAGACGCTTGAATTTACTATGCAGTACATGAGGATCATTCTCTTCGGAGCTCCATTTATGATGGCTCAGTTTGTAGTGAATAACCAGTTGAGGTTCCAAGGGGCTGCTTACTATGCAATGATAGGGCTTATGTGCGGTGCGGTAATGAATATGATCCTGGATCCGCTTCTTATCCTGGTATTTCATATGGGAGTCAGAGGTGCAGCTATTGCTACAGTCATGGGACAGGCGACCAGCTTTATGGTTCTTCTTATTGGTACCAGCAAAGGGGAGAACATCAAGCTTCTTCCGCAAAATGTTCATCTTAACTGGCACTATATTAAAGAGATTGTTAATGGCGGAGCACCATCTCTTTTCCGTCAGGGGCTTGCAGCCATAGCAACTCTTATCCTCAACTACACTGCCGGTTCTATTGGATCAGATGCAGCAATTGCAGGTATGAGCGTTGCGGGCAGGATCATGATGATGCTGGCATCGGCACTTATTGGATTCGGACAGGGCTATCAGCCTGTGTGCTCTTTTAACTATGGTGCAGGTCTCACCGGCCGTGTAAAAGAAGGCTTTAAGTTTTGCGTCAAGTATTCAACTATTGTGCTTGTTGGAATCGGTGCTATAGCTTATATCTTTGCACCATATATCATTTCTGGTTTCTCCAAGGACCCTTTGGCTATAACAGTTGGTGTTGCGGCTCTCAGATTCCAGGCATTTACATTGCCTTTATCCGGAGCAATAGTCATCAGTAACATGATGCTGCAATCTATTGGCAAGGGGATTAAGGCCTCAATCACGGCTTCTGCCAGAAATGGAATCTGTTTTATTCCTATGATATTGATCCTTCCTGTATTCCTTGGAATAACAGGTGTTGAAATGGCTCAGGCATGTGCAGATGTACTCTCTCTTTTTATTGCCGTTCCAATGGCTTATTCAGAGCTGCGCAAGTTCTAA
- a CDS encoding FAD:protein FMN transferase, with protein MNSDINYHMKKSLMAVILCTAILCGCGNVSGGAQNAGLDGKSDGAVSSFAGKNMQTSTLFAMDTVMELQIQGDEELLREGEALIRSLEKELSVTDENSEIARLNKDGKAALTEDVAELMGKALDICDSTNGALDITIYPVLKTWGFTTGEYRVPADEEIQELLENVDYHGVDITSFDATIDSDELSDAAGIICEIPSGTQVDLGSVAKGYTSMSLYNLFTDKGVTSGLINLGGNVQCIGSKINGDDWKVAVKSPFIDSSSGILGVLSVSDLAVVTSGGYERYFEENGKTYWHILDPKTGKPAENGLVSVTIIGKDGLLCDGLSTALFVKGLDEAIRYYQENRDKEFDMVLVTDDREVYLTEGVADKFSLASEYYNLNTHIIK; from the coding sequence ATGAATTCAGATATAAATTATCATATGAAAAAGAGCCTGATGGCAGTGATTCTATGCACTGCCATTCTGTGCGGATGCGGAAATGTTTCAGGCGGCGCGCAAAATGCAGGCTTAGATGGAAAATCAGACGGAGCAGTAAGCTCTTTTGCCGGAAAGAACATGCAGACGTCAACTCTTTTTGCTATGGACACTGTAATGGAGTTGCAGATTCAGGGGGATGAGGAGCTTCTTCGCGAAGGGGAGGCGCTTATCCGCTCTTTGGAAAAAGAGCTGTCTGTAACTGATGAAAACAGTGAGATAGCAAGGCTTAATAAGGATGGCAAGGCTGCGCTTACAGAAGATGTGGCAGAACTCATGGGTAAGGCGCTTGATATCTGTGATAGCACAAATGGTGCCCTTGATATTACGATTTATCCGGTTCTGAAGACCTGGGGATTTACCACCGGTGAATACAGGGTTCCGGCAGATGAAGAGATTCAGGAGCTCCTTGAAAATGTGGATTATCATGGCGTAGATATCACGAGTTTTGATGCAACTATTGATAGCGACGAGCTTTCCGATGCTGCTGGTATAATATGCGAGATTCCTTCTGGAACTCAGGTTGATCTTGGAAGTGTGGCCAAGGGGTATACGTCAATGTCTCTCTACAATCTTTTTACAGATAAGGGTGTGACAAGCGGTCTTATAAATCTTGGCGGAAATGTTCAGTGCATAGGCAGTAAGATAAATGGTGATGACTGGAAAGTGGCAGTTAAGAGTCCTTTTATAGACTCTTCAAGCGGCATTCTTGGAGTGCTCTCCGTAAGTGATCTTGCTGTTGTGACATCGGGGGGATATGAGAGATATTTTGAAGAGAATGGAAAGACCTACTGGCATATTCTTGATCCTAAGACCGGGAAGCCCGCAGAAAATGGGCTTGTGTCTGTTACTATTATAGGTAAGGATGGCCTTTTATGTGATGGCCTGTCCACAGCTCTTTTTGTAAAGGGGCTTGACGAAGCAATCAGGTACTATCAGGAAAATAGAGATAAGGAATTTGATATGGTACTTGTCACTGATGACAGGGAGGTTTATCTTACAGAGGGTGTAGCTGACAAGTTTTCTCTAGCTTCGGAGTACTATAATCTTAATACTCATATTATTAAATGA
- a CDS encoding ABC transporter substrate-binding protein translates to MSQKRFRIISYVCAIMLLVSGCSYSLPDIENHLIEDSFSENATVYRTFYASEVVSLNYLTSDSDVDCGISVNVIDALVDYDEHGNIIPGLATGWESNDDLTQWTFHLRDDIVWVDYNGEYYANITADDWVCSYEYANSSISKDVSISSVVANNTKTLVYTLKEPCPFFTSILSYSCFLPVCRTYLEKAGSMFARDYKHLLYNGAYILHYFQPFEQQILVKNPKYWDKDKVYIDRIENYFDYDAASVSTERYLKGTVDRAIVPSDKLTAYLDNPEISKHIHRARPDNTISTFYAFNFYPRFDPKYEPENWAKAVANQNFRKAIKASIDRITLLSIYEPYTPEILLNNTLTPRGAFYYDGLDYTSLPELKEIASRDSYSLAAASYYRKIARKELREEGVTFPIKILMPYNPSVEGWGKEADKIATQIEAAMGRNFVDVIVEPASSTGFDMSVIHSGKYALIKCSTSSAYYDPQTFVKPLLNDSDYIFWDKCDDPNVHALNKEWNNRIQKASNTTSDLSLRYSTFAQAEKLVISHAIIIPFSIMNGDGYEMCKLNEFEGEFAHYSFISKRYKLHRLHDKSMNLDEYNKAFEEWLQGF, encoded by the coding sequence ATGAGTCAAAAGAGATTTCGCATAATTTCATATGTCTGCGCGATCATGCTCCTGGTTTCAGGATGTAGTTACTCTCTTCCTGACATAGAAAACCATCTTATCGAAGACTCTTTTTCCGAAAATGCAACTGTCTATAGGACTTTCTATGCATCTGAAGTAGTAAGCCTTAACTATCTGACTTCTGACTCAGATGTTGACTGCGGGATCAGCGTCAATGTGATCGATGCTCTTGTTGATTACGATGAACACGGAAACATCATTCCGGGGCTTGCAACCGGATGGGAATCGAACGATGATCTGACTCAGTGGACTTTCCATCTAAGGGATGACATAGTTTGGGTTGATTACAATGGTGAGTATTACGCAAACATCACAGCGGATGACTGGGTATGTTCCTACGAATATGCCAATTCTTCTATATCAAAAGATGTTTCTATATCCAGCGTTGTTGCTAATAACACCAAAACTCTTGTCTACACCTTAAAAGAACCATGCCCGTTTTTTACAAGTATTCTGTCTTACTCATGCTTTCTTCCCGTATGCAGGACCTATCTTGAGAAAGCCGGAAGCATGTTTGCAAGAGATTATAAGCATCTTCTGTATAACGGTGCCTATATTCTCCACTATTTCCAGCCCTTCGAGCAGCAGATCCTGGTAAAAAATCCTAAATATTGGGATAAAGATAAGGTATACATAGACAGGATTGAAAACTATTTCGACTACGATGCAGCTTCTGTCTCCACCGAACGCTATCTTAAGGGAACTGTTGACAGGGCTATTGTGCCCTCAGATAAGCTGACCGCATACCTTGATAATCCTGAGATTTCAAAGCACATCCACAGAGCTCGCCCTGATAACACCATTTCCACCTTCTACGCATTCAATTTTTATCCAAGGTTTGACCCCAAATACGAGCCGGAAAACTGGGCCAAAGCTGTTGCAAACCAGAACTTCAGAAAGGCCATCAAGGCTTCGATTGACAGGATCACTCTGTTATCAATATATGAGCCTTACACGCCTGAAATTCTCCTTAATAACACACTTACTCCAAGAGGCGCCTTTTATTATGATGGTCTAGATTATACGTCTCTTCCTGAGTTAAAAGAAATAGCTTCCAGAGATTCGTATAGTCTCGCAGCCGCAAGCTATTACAGGAAAATAGCACGAAAAGAGTTAAGAGAAGAAGGTGTCACATTCCCTATTAAAATTCTCATGCCCTATAATCCTTCTGTAGAGGGTTGGGGAAAAGAAGCTGATAAAATAGCCACGCAGATTGAAGCTGCAATGGGAAGAAATTTTGTAGACGTTATAGTAGAGCCCGCAAGCTCTACCGGCTTTGACATGTCTGTAATCCACAGCGGAAAGTATGCCCTGATAAAGTGCAGCACAAGCTCTGCCTACTATGACCCACAGACCTTTGTCAAACCGCTTCTAAATGACAGCGATTATATTTTCTGGGATAAATGCGATGATCCAAATGTACACGCCCTCAACAAGGAATGGAATAACCGAATTCAAAAAGCTTCCAATACGACCTCAGATCTTTCGCTTAGATATTCCACTTTTGCCCAGGCTGAAAAGCTTGTCATAAGTCACGCGATCATCATCCCTTTTTCCATTATGAATGGTGACGGCTACGAAATGTGCAAACTAAATGAATTTGAAGGAGAATTTGCTCACTACAGCTTTATCAGTAAGCGCTACAAGCTGCACAGGCTTCATGATAAATCAATGAATCTCGATGAGTATAACAAGGCCTTCGAAGAGTGGCTGCAAGGTTTCTAA
- a CDS encoding sensor domain-containing diguanylate cyclase, with amino-acid sequence MWNKAQERFRTRSLIATIVLIIAAIIGSLFYVIYIRGYTRQRSYLELKKATEETIDSIEGEFRTSRNMLRLTGRIISNSNDSLHSLRTNSYLTTGQVTSTISDIAILTPENKVIRITGSDFDATGILDFDSINDKGEHISSLFPDLDEPEINDIRIFVPIRRRGETIAFIYGTVTPTDILSAWVPNIYDGNAKVSVVERDSGKFIIDDEGRLLETIEDADIQISSISTDASFTDSIREGKRGYAIGKDISTGKNRYYCFLPMNIAKWELIVSVPEKDVYGAVRPIRTYLYVFLFFAGVGLVIYFLYIIHITTGSLVGIERRANMDALTGLQNRNRYEYFCSHLQQGTDGLACIYFDVNGLHELNNTQGHLAGDNMLKTIAKLIVEEFGDSNTYRIGGDEFVAFRYERDENLVRGDLAKVTAAIEENGYHVACGLAMATPDKKLLTVIKTAEEEMYENKRKYYESIGKEMRG; translated from the coding sequence ATGTGGAACAAAGCCCAGGAAAGATTTAGAACCCGAAGCCTCATAGCCACTATAGTTCTGATAATTGCAGCAATCATCGGATCACTTTTTTACGTCATATATATCAGAGGCTATACCCGGCAGCGAAGCTATCTGGAACTCAAGAAAGCAACCGAAGAAACCATCGATTCCATCGAGGGTGAATTTCGTACGAGCAGAAATATGCTCCGTCTGACCGGGCGTATTATTTCAAATTCCAACGATTCTCTCCATTCTCTTAGAACCAATTCCTATCTGACCACAGGCCAGGTCACTTCAACAATTTCCGACATAGCAATTCTTACTCCCGAAAACAAAGTTATCCGAATAACGGGAAGCGATTTTGACGCAACAGGAATTCTTGATTTTGACAGCATCAATGATAAAGGCGAACATATATCATCTCTTTTCCCTGATCTTGATGAACCGGAAATAAATGACATCAGGATATTTGTGCCAATAAGGCGCAGAGGCGAAACTATTGCATTTATCTACGGAACAGTAACTCCTACAGATATCCTGAGCGCCTGGGTTCCGAATATCTACGACGGAAATGCCAAAGTATCCGTAGTAGAGAGAGATAGCGGCAAATTTATAATCGACGATGAAGGTCGCCTTCTTGAAACCATCGAAGATGCTGATATTCAGATAAGTTCCATCAGCACAGATGCATCTTTTACAGATTCAATAAGAGAAGGCAAGCGGGGCTATGCCATAGGAAAAGACATATCCACAGGCAAAAATCGCTATTACTGCTTTCTTCCCATGAACATTGCCAAATGGGAGCTCATTGTAAGCGTTCCTGAAAAAGATGTATATGGAGCCGTAAGGCCTATTCGTACTTATCTCTATGTCTTTTTGTTCTTTGCAGGTGTAGGTCTTGTCATCTACTTCCTGTACATTATCCACATAACAACAGGTTCTCTGGTAGGTATCGAGCGAAGAGCAAACATGGATGCCCTGACCGGTCTTCAGAACAGAAACCGCTATGAATACTTCTGTTCGCATCTGCAGCAGGGGACCGACGGACTTGCCTGCATCTATTTCGATGTAAACGGGCTCCATGAACTGAACAACACTCAGGGGCATCTCGCCGGCGACAATATGCTCAAAACAATTGCAAAGCTGATTGTGGAGGAATTTGGAGATTCTAACACTTATAGAATAGGCGGTGACGAGTTTGTGGCCTTTAGATATGAGCGCGACGAAAATCTTGTAAGGGGCGATCTTGCCAAAGTAACAGCTGCTATCGAAGAAAACGGCTATCACGTAGCCTGCGGCCTTGCAATGGCCACTCCTGACAAAAAGCTCCTAACTGTGATCAAGACCGCAGAAGAAGAGATGTACGAGAATAAGCGCAAGTACTATGAATCTATAGGAAAGGAGATGCGCGGATGA
- a CDS encoding spermidine synthase yields the protein MEKKPILRNKIFLYMTEFFAGMSVMAVELGASRLLAPYFSSSQIVWTIIIGTIMIAMALGNIYGGRKADKDPNPDKLYGRIIIASLWIAAIPVLGKYIILAISAVLIFAVNSNFLVIAAFAACMIVFVFPLFLLGTVTPSLAKYTTDSLQDNGKTIGTLGAFNTIGSIIGTFMPTFVTIPAVGTAITFLIFAGILLALSILYFVSPNREKHDGRRESSVVAKVITSVLIFALCCVFGHNGSFAFWEKNLTFEGESVYNYLQVKETPNSMILSTNVLFGVQSILVKDGSLTGMYYDYALAAPYMANTKIRQQANGEKIDVLILGMGSGTYATQLSRYFDNVNVEGVEIDDKITDLAHKYFELPESTQVTTYDGRAFLNAVDKKYDVIMVDAYQDITIPFQMSSQEFFTLVKDHLTEQGVMVVNMNMYSEDSNISSGDTTINTYLADTISSVFDQVMIVDVKGSTNKELFATNGDDLATRLGNDIAFEKDDDLKAMMKHVEDTLISYEGTGHILTDDKAPVELLGMKQIDLIIKDEVSFYKSIYKEQGIQGLLKLL from the coding sequence ATGGAAAAGAAACCAATTTTAAGAAACAAAATATTTTTATATATGACTGAGTTTTTTGCCGGAATGTCAGTGATGGCGGTGGAACTGGGTGCAAGCAGACTTCTTGCACCGTATTTTAGTTCCTCGCAGATAGTGTGGACAATTATTATTGGAACAATCATGATCGCCATGGCACTGGGAAATATCTACGGCGGAAGAAAGGCTGATAAAGATCCGAATCCTGATAAACTGTATGGCAGGATCATCATTGCATCTCTATGGATAGCGGCAATTCCTGTTCTTGGCAAGTACATAATCCTTGCTATTTCTGCAGTACTTATTTTTGCTGTCAACAGTAATTTCCTTGTAATAGCGGCCTTTGCGGCTTGCATGATAGTCTTTGTTTTTCCGCTTTTTCTTTTGGGAACTGTAACGCCAAGCCTTGCCAAGTACACAACCGACTCACTTCAGGATAATGGTAAGACTATCGGAACTCTGGGGGCTTTCAATACAATAGGAAGTATCATCGGAACCTTCATGCCGACATTTGTTACAATTCCGGCTGTTGGAACTGCTATCACATTTTTGATCTTTGCGGGGATTTTGCTGGCCCTTTCTATTCTGTATTTTGTAAGCCCGAACAGGGAAAAACATGATGGTCGAAGAGAGAGCAGTGTTGTTGCCAAGGTTATTACAAGCGTCTTGATATTTGCCCTCTGCTGCGTCTTTGGACATAACGGAAGCTTTGCTTTCTGGGAAAAGAATCTTACTTTTGAAGGGGAGTCTGTCTATAACTATCTTCAGGTAAAAGAAACTCCCAATAGCATGATCCTATCTACTAATGTCCTGTTTGGAGTTCAGTCTATTCTGGTAAAAGACGGATCACTTACCGGGATGTATTATGACTATGCTCTGGCTGCGCCTTACATGGCAAATACAAAAATAAGGCAGCAGGCAAATGGGGAAAAAATTGATGTTCTCATCCTCGGAATGGGATCAGGAACCTACGCAACTCAGCTTAGCAGATACTTTGATAATGTTAATGTAGAAGGCGTTGAGATTGATGATAAGATCACAGATCTTGCGCATAAATACTTCGAGCTTCCTGAGAGTACTCAGGTTACAACTTACGACGGCAGAGCTTTTCTGAATGCCGTTGATAAGAAATACGATGTTATCATGGTTGATGCATATCAGGATATTACTATTCCATTTCAGATGTCTTCACAGGAATTCTTTACCCTGGTCAAAGACCACCTTACAGAGCAGGGCGTGATGGTTGTGAATATGAATATGTATAGCGAAGATAGCAATATTTCTTCAGGCGATACCACAATCAATACTTATCTTGCTGATACCATTTCGTCTGTATTTGATCAGGTTATGATCGTCGATGTTAAGGGTTCAACCAACAAGGAATTATTTGCAACAAACGGAGATGATCTTGCAACCAGACTTGGCAATGATATTGCATTTGAGAAGGATGATGATCTTAAGGCTATGATGAAACATGTAGAAGATACACTTATATCTTATGAAGGAACTGGCCATATCTTAACTGATGACAAGGCTCCTGTAGAACTCCTTGGTATGAAACAGATTGATCTGATTATCAAGGATGAAGTCAGCTTCTATAAGAGCATTTATAAAGAGCAGGGAATTCAGGGACTTTTAAAGCTTTTGTAA
- a CDS encoding alpha-N-arabinofuranosidase produces MFKLCINPKSHKGHINPELQGHFAEHLGRGIYEGLYVKEDSGIENINGMRKDVVDALKELKVPVLRWPGGCFADEYHWKDGIGPKESRKKMINTHWGGVVEDNSFGTHEFMELCDQVSCKKYVNGNLGSGTVQEMSEWVEYMTFEGVSPMADLREKNGHKNPWKVDYFGVGNENWGCGGNMPPEFYGNLYRRYQTYIRDYKQGEHINKIACGANVDDYNWTEGVMKTCFDSPAWLHGFMDGISLHYYTHPGGWENKGSATDFTEEEWYRTLGKTLFMETLISKHQAIMDKYDKEHKVGIIVDEWGTWYDCEPGTNPGFLYQQNTIRDALVAGINLNIFNKHCDRVKMANIAQMINVLQAVILTDGEKMIKTPTYHVFNMYKYHQDAELLESFIETKEIGVTEEYQVPNLTESVSLGTDGKIHATVTNLSCTEDYEVKVMVADSEVKEIAGQIVGGEMHLHNTFEEPENVVVKEFKDYNNLGNGEILIKIPASSVIHLAMTL; encoded by the coding sequence ATGTTTAAACTATGTATTAACCCAAAGAGTCACAAAGGGCACATCAATCCTGAACTTCAGGGGCATTTTGCTGAGCACCTTGGAAGGGGAATCTACGAAGGACTCTATGTAAAAGAGGATTCAGGAATTGAGAATATCAATGGAATGAGAAAAGACGTAGTGGATGCTCTTAAGGAGCTGAAGGTTCCTGTGCTGAGATGGCCGGGGGGATGCTTTGCAGATGAGTACCATTGGAAAGATGGTATTGGACCAAAGGAGAGCCGTAAAAAAATGATCAACACTCACTGGGGCGGAGTTGTTGAAGATAACAGCTTTGGAACACATGAGTTCATGGAGCTTTGCGACCAGGTTTCCTGCAAGAAATACGTAAATGGTAATCTTGGAAGCGGAACAGTCCAGGAAATGTCAGAATGGGTTGAGTATATGACATTCGAAGGAGTTTCACCGATGGCAGATCTCAGGGAAAAGAATGGTCATAAGAACCCATGGAAAGTGGATTATTTTGGAGTAGGTAATGAGAACTGGGGATGCGGTGGTAATATGCCTCCTGAATTCTATGGCAATCTCTACCGCAGATATCAGACCTACATTCGCGATTATAAGCAGGGAGAGCATATTAACAAGATCGCTTGCGGAGCAAACGTAGATGATTACAATTGGACAGAAGGAGTTATGAAGACCTGTTTTGATTCACCTGCATGGCTTCATGGTTTTATGGATGGAATATCCCTTCATTACTATACACATCCGGGCGGATGGGAGAACAAGGGAAGTGCTACAGATTTCACCGAGGAAGAGTGGTATAGAACACTTGGCAAGACTCTTTTCATGGAGACTCTTATCAGCAAGCATCAGGCAATCATGGATAAGTATGATAAAGAGCACAAGGTTGGCATTATTGTAGATGAATGGGGCACCTGGTATGACTGCGAGCCAGGCACAAATCCGGGATTCCTCTATCAGCAGAACACAATCAGAGATGCTCTTGTTGCCGGTATCAACCTCAATATTTTCAACAAGCACTGTGACAGAGTCAAGATGGCTAATATTGCCCAGATGATCAATGTTCTTCAGGCGGTTATCCTCACAGATGGCGAGAAGATGATCAAGACTCCAACCTACCACGTTTTCAATATGTACAAGTATCATCAGGATGCTGAACTTCTCGAGAGCTTTATCGAGACCAAGGAAATTGGTGTTACAGAGGAGTATCAGGTTCCAAACCTTACAGAGTCAGTATCTCTGGGAACAGATGGTAAGATTCATGCAACAGTTACAAACCTCTCCTGTACTGAAGATTACGAGGTTAAGGTTATGGTTGCTGATTCTGAGGTAAAAGAGATCGCGGGCCAGATAGTTGGCGGTGAAATGCATCTTCACAATACTTTTGAAGAGCCCGAGAATGTTGTGGTAAAAGAATTTAAGGATTACAATAATCTTGGAAACGGAGAAATATTGATCAAAATTCCGGCAAGCAGTGTCATACATCTTGCGATGACGTTGTAA
- a CDS encoding chloride channel protein translates to MEKRENPLEYIIEHIPEVDLVGRIRVLGRWLFLGCLTGLIVGVIGTAFYYGVVWATAFRKGHDLIILALPFAGLFIVFMYRLCKDYEDRGTNLVIRSIQEGDNLPITKAPLIFISTVLTHLFGGSTGRESAALQMGGSLGYNLGKLFKLKEGNIKIITMCGMSAAFSALFGTPMTAAFMAMEIENVGVMYYSALVPCVISALTAQGIAKILGVSAEVFTVTIVPAFDVYNAVFTGILGILCAVVSVLFCQTLKFAGRNYKKFFPNPYVRVFVGGCIVVALTYLMGIRIDGSGFHYVQGIRYYNGAGMDVIEMAIKGEAPYMAFLFKIIFTALTLGAGYKGGEIVPSLYIGATFGCLYSQLFGFDPALCAAIGMGALFCGVTNCPISSLFICFELFGFKGMPYYLLAVALSYTFSGYSSLYSSQKIAYSKFHNKYVNRETK, encoded by the coding sequence ATGGAAAAAAGAGAAAATCCACTAGAGTACATTATCGAGCACATACCGGAGGTTGATCTGGTTGGACGAATCAGAGTTCTGGGAAGATGGCTGTTTTTGGGATGTCTTACAGGACTCATTGTAGGAGTTATAGGTACGGCCTTTTACTATGGGGTAGTCTGGGCGACTGCGTTTAGAAAAGGGCACGATCTTATAATTCTTGCACTCCCCTTTGCGGGGCTTTTCATCGTATTTATGTACAGATTGTGCAAGGACTACGAGGATAGGGGAACAAACCTTGTTATCAGATCGATACAGGAGGGAGACAATCTTCCAATAACTAAGGCCCCACTTATTTTTATTTCGACAGTACTGACTCATTTGTTTGGCGGCTCTACAGGACGAGAGAGCGCAGCTCTTCAGATGGGCGGAAGTCTTGGATACAATCTTGGAAAACTTTTTAAGTTAAAAGAGGGAAATATCAAGATCATAACTATGTGCGGAATGAGCGCAGCTTTTTCGGCGCTTTTTGGAACGCCAATGACTGCTGCATTCATGGCGATGGAGATAGAAAATGTAGGAGTAATGTACTATTCAGCACTTGTCCCTTGCGTTATCTCTGCTCTCACAGCTCAGGGAATAGCCAAGATACTGGGAGTCTCCGCAGAAGTCTTTACCGTAACAATAGTTCCTGCTTTTGATGTTTATAACGCAGTATTTACCGGAATTCTTGGGATTTTGTGTGCAGTTGTCAGTGTTTTGTTTTGCCAGACACTTAAATTTGCAGGTAGAAATTATAAGAAGTTTTTCCCAAATCCCTATGTCAGGGTTTTTGTAGGCGGATGCATAGTTGTAGCACTGACCTATCTGATGGGGATTAGAATTGATGGAAGCGGATTCCATTATGTTCAGGGAATAAGATATTATAACGGCGCCGGAATGGATGTTATAGAGATGGCTATTAAAGGCGAAGCTCCTTACATGGCTTTTCTGTTTAAGATAATATTCACGGCGCTTACTCTTGGGGCAGGATATAAGGGAGGCGAGATAGTTCCTTCACTTTATATAGGAGCAACTTTTGGATGCCTGTACTCCCAGCTCTTTGGGTTTGACCCCGCTCTCTGCGCTGCTATAGGAATGGGAGCGCTGTTTTGTGGGGTAACGAACTGCCCGATTTCTTCGCTCTTTATCTGTTTTGAATTATTCGGATTTAAGGGAATGCCATATTATCTTCTGGCAGTTGCGCTCAGCTATACCTTCTCCGGGTACTCAAGCCTTTATAGCAGCCAGAAAATTGCTTATTCCAAGTTCCACAACAAATATGTGAACCGTGAAACCAAATAA